The following are encoded together in the Odocoileus virginianus isolate 20LAN1187 ecotype Illinois chromosome 28, Ovbor_1.2, whole genome shotgun sequence genome:
- the LOC139031721 gene encoding LOW QUALITY PROTEIN: uncharacterized protein (The sequence of the model RefSeq protein was modified relative to this genomic sequence to represent the inferred CDS: deleted 1 base in 1 codon), giving the protein MTGGPDLSFGFPRNEERERILAEARKRVPGADRRPTAQPHLVDKGFPLLRPNWDFERAEATALLVRDADKLTYGQQLWVYTPHAIEGVLKQPAGKWISNARLTHYQALLLDAPQKGEDPKAWGNRAADAAAREAASRDYATPMLAVGLPPPGMGALPPVPEYSLPDLAWINEDTTLQKDDKDGCLRKAGEAARPANKGERRGCGAEEERGGRRRRRGRAAWAARGQRGVGLCDWAGAGAASIWRGFKTTNEEPLPKKVRLSETDFKVMARDELILRWKQYEAYVQALEGKYTDLNSNDVTGLRESEEKLKQQQQESARRENILVMRLATKEQEMQECTTQIQYLKQVQQPSVAQLRSTMVDPAINLLFLKMKSELEQTKDKLEQAQNELSAWKFTPDR; this is encoded by the exons atgacaggcggcccggacctaagtttcggcttcccccgaaatg aagaacgggagcgaatcctggcagaggcGCGGAAACGGGTCCCGGGGGCCGACAGGAGGCCAACCgcccagcctcatctcgtggacAAGGGGTTTCCCCTGTTGcggcctaactgggattttgagcgaGCGGAAG ccactgccctcctcgtccgcGACGCCGACAAGTTGACGTATGGACAGCAACTCTGGGTTTACACCCCCCATGCCATCGAAGGGGTTTTAAAGCAGCCGGcgggtaagtggatctccaatgcccgcttgacacattaccaggcctTGCTGCTCGATGCCCCACAG AAAGGAGAAGACCCTAAGGCATGGGGCAATCGTGCTGCTGATGCGGCCGCTCGAGAAGCGGCTAGCCGGGACTATGCCACCCCCATGTTAGCCGTGGGACTTCCACCTCCTGGTATGGGGGCCTTGCCACCAGTTCCCGAATATTCCCTCCCTGATCTTGCCTGGATCAATGAGgataccaccctccagaaggatgacaaagatggatg tttgagaAAAGCCGGCGAGGCAGCGAGACCCGCAAATAAAGGGGAGCGCCGGGGCTGCGGCGCGGAGGAGGAGCGCgggggccggcggcggcggcgcggtcGGGCGGCCTGGGCGGCGAGAGGACAGCGCGGGGTCGGCCTATGTGACTGGGCGGGGGCCGGCGCGGCCTCCATCTGGAGAGGATTCAAGACGACCAACGAAGAACCTCTTCCCAAAAAGGTTCGACTGAGTGAAACAGACTTCAAAGTTATGGCACGAGATGAATTAATTCTAAGGTGGAAACAGTATGAAGCATATGTGCAAGCTCTGGAGGGCAAGTACACAGATCTCAACTCTAATGATGTAACTGGCTTAAGGGAatctgaagaaaaactaaagcaaCAGCAGCAAGAATCTGCACGCAGGGAAAACATTCTTGTAATGCGACTAGCAACCAAGGAgcaagagatgcaagag tgTACTACTCAGATCCAGTACCTCAAGCAAGTCCAGCAGCCTAGCGTTGCCCAACTGAGATCAACGATGGTGGACCCAGCGATCAACTTGTTATtcctaaaaatgaaaagtgaactgGAACAGACTAAAGACAAACTGGAACAAGCCCAAAATGAACTGAGTGCCTGGAAGTTTACGCCTGATAGGTAA